One window of the Ictidomys tridecemlineatus isolate mIctTri1 chromosome 11, mIctTri1.hap1, whole genome shotgun sequence genome contains the following:
- the LOC144368751 gene encoding Fc receptor-like protein 5: MRRLVFGSQVLVVPVFMLLWVTLLVLAPVSEQLVTPSKSIISLEFPWTVLFQGESIDLTCKGSSSHSPWTTKWYFEEKELRRTPKSTLRVRESGDYRCQADDLPVSDPVHLEFSTAPLILQGPPYVFEGDSVLLRCRTQAKMELNTVAFFKNGERLILPNNSSDLHIDDADLAHNGHYHCGGYMHTCCTASSNRVSIQVRMLFPRPELSSSSSEPTEGSPVTLTCQTQLPPERSHVQLWFCFFRDGQVLGSGWSSSPELRIPALGTEDSGSYWCQAKRVNSHVLKESWKISIPVRGITVKVQIRTDPALGPVFEGQKLTLICSVDRLSGPITFSWYKVKLGKETKIHTSSEAEFKISMVTDRDAGDYYCNVNSSHKSFTSRPVTIKPRKGECC; this comes from the exons ATGAGAAGACTTGTCTTTGGGTCTCAGGTCTTGGTGGTTCCGGTCTTCATGCTGCTGTGGGTGACGCTACTGGTCCTGG CTCCTGTCAGTGAACAACTTG taACTCCATCCAAATCCATAATTTCCCTTGAATTTCCATGGACTGTTTTATTCCAAGGAGAGAGCATAGATCTGACCTGCAAAGGATCTAGTTCCCACTCCCCATGGACAACAAAATGGTACTTTGAGGAAAAAGAATTAAGAAGAACCCCAAAAAGCACCCTAAGGGTTCGTGAATCTGGAGACTACAGATGCCAGGCTGATGACTTGCCTGTGAGCGACCCTGTGCACTTGGAATTCTCTACAG CTCCACTGATCCTCCAGGGTCCACCTTATGTGTTCGAAGGAGACTCCGTGCTTCTAAGGTGTCGGACACAAGCAAAAATGGAACTGAATACTGTAGCATTTTTTAAGAACGGTGAACGCCTGATATTACCTAATAATAGTTCTGATCTGCACATTGATGATGCTGATCTGGCGCACAATGGTCACTATCACTGTGGTGGCTATATGCACACGTGCTGTACAGCTTCTTCCAATAGAGTCAGCATCCAAGTCCGAA TGCTGTTTCCACGTCCCGAGCTGAGCAGCAGCTCCTCTGAGCCCACGGAGGGAAGTCCAGTGACCCTGACCTGTCAGACTCAGCTCCCTCCAGAGAGGTCACATGTCCAGCTCTGGTTCTGCTTCTTCAGAGACGGTCAGGTTCTGGGGTCAGGCTGGAGCAGCTCCCCAGAGCTCCGGATTCCCGCCCTGGGGACAGAGGACTCAGGGTCCTACTGGTGCCAGGCAAAGAGAGTGAATTCCCACGTTCTGAAAGAGAGTTGGAAGATCTCCATCCCTGTGAGGG gAATTACTGTCAAGGTCCAAATTCGCACTGACCCAGCCTTAGGACCAGTGTTTGAAGGGCAGAAGTTGACGCTCATCTGCTCAGTAGACAGGCTCTCGGGGCCCATCACGTTCTCCTGGTATAAAGTCAAGCTGGGGAAGGAAACGAAGATTCACACATCCTCAGAAGCGGAATTCAAGATCTCCATGGTGACAGACAGAGACGCTGGGGACTATTACTGTAACGTCAACAGTAGTCACAAAAGTTTTACCAGCAGGCCGGTGACCATCAAGCCACGGAAAGGCGAGTGCTGCTGA